Part of the Chloroflexota bacterium genome is shown below.
TGTCTTCGTCTGCTTTGCGCTCCCCCTTCTGCCACTCTTCAGTCCAGAAGTAGGCCTGGCTGGCGTCCACAAGCTTCTTCGGCGTCAATACTATGCGCCCCTCCTCGTCAAGCTTGACCTCAACAAAATCACCGGGTTGCATGTTGGCCTTTATTCTGATTTCCTTAGGGAGAGTGACCTGCCCACCACTGGTTAGCTTTGTCAGTGTACCCACCGAAATTCCCCTCCATTATTGGTTCATTATTTCATTATTCAATGAAATGTTAGCACATATGGGTTGCCAGGACAAGAGTAAAAAAGTAGTGGATCACAAAACCGGAAGTCAGATTTAATAAGTGAGATGGGCAAAGGTACGCTCCCCGCCGTTAGTCCGGTGGCTCAAAACTGGAGAAGGCTCCCCGAGCTAACGGCGTAGAGCGCGCTAGTGTGAGATAGGATAAAGATTTGCCTAGCCAAGCAGTTTGGCTGTTGCGCCAAAATGGGGACGGTTCATAACCCGAAGTCCTAGGTCTGATTGTAAGCCCGTAAGAAGTCCTCCCTTGATATCCCCGCTTTGGTGCATATTGTCCGCAATGTCGAACTCTTGATTTTCGGGTGGCCAGGCATTGTCAGAGGCGTCTTGCTCCCGTCAGGGTTCTCGCGTACCATGGCAATATGTTCGCTTTCCCTAACCAGCTTGAAGTCCAGAATCTCGAACGCCTTTATGACTCGAGACTTTGGCGCATCGACAGGAAATTTCTGAGTCAAACATTTACCCCCGTCTCCGCGATAAAAGCCTCCAGAACCGGTGGCTCCAACTCAAGCATTTCACTGCCAAAGGTCTCAATATGAAACCGGATGGCTGACTTTACGTCTGACAAGGCTTGCTCGTACGTATTCCCCTGCCCCACTACAACACCCTTTAAGCCCAGGGGATATGCCACATATCCATCGGGGGTCTTCTCCACCACTATCTTAAATTGATGAACCATAACTCACCTTACCCTCTTGTTTTTAATGCCTATTATAGCAGATCTTATTTGGGAGCCTGATAGACGGTATGTTGCCAGCTAACGGTGCCGAGCGCGCTGCTGTGGGATAGGGTGAAAATCTACCTCAGCAAAGGCTTGAGGCATCATATTCATATAAAGGTCATGCCTACCCAAGAACTTCAAAGCAAGGTGTCTATGCCACTGGCTCCTTGATTTCAACAATCAAAGACTCAACCCCGGATTCTTCTGGCATAGGCTCGTTATGAGCTTTGCAGGATTCCAAGTACAGCTCAATTGCCTCCCTAGCCATAGA
Proteins encoded:
- a CDS encoding AbrB/MazE/SpoVT family DNA-binding domain-containing protein encodes the protein MGTLTKLTSGGQVTLPKEIRIKANMQPGDFVEVKLDEEGRIVLTPKKLVDASQAYFWTEEWQKGERKADEDIKAGRVKRFKSVAEAVKYLEGKA
- a CDS encoding type II toxin-antitoxin system HicA family toxin, yielding MTQKFPVDAPKSRVIKAFEILDFKLVRESEHIAMVRENPDGSKTPLTMPGHPKIKSSTLRTICTKAGISREDFLRAYNQT
- a CDS encoding type II toxin-antitoxin system HicB family antitoxin, with the translated sequence MVHQFKIVVEKTPDGYVAYPLGLKGVVVGQGNTYEQALSDVKSAIRFHIETFGSEMLELEPPVLEAFIAETGVNV
- a CDS encoding type II toxin-antitoxin system HicB family antitoxin — protein: MLKYTIILVPEEEGGYSVEVPALPGCYTQGETREEAISMAREAIELYLESCKAHNEPMPEESGVESLIVEIKEPVA